Proteins from a genomic interval of Thunnus thynnus chromosome 5, fThuThy2.1, whole genome shotgun sequence:
- the plcg2 gene encoding 1-phosphatidylinositol 4,5-bisphosphate phosphodiesterase gamma-2, which yields MAHGGQQGEMTEYKKSMIKRDMEMGVVMTVFRQKAERLTVQVIMETRQVAWTRTADKTDGVLDLFEIREIRAGRNSKDFERFKDGKDKHNENTCFTVFYGSQFVLNTLSLGADSVEEAQKWLVGLELLRRETLQAPTPVLIESWLRKQMYSVNQTKTNSISMKELKALLPLLNYKAPSSRTLKDRFMEVGAKKDRLDFEQFHKLYNLIMFEQNEILDEFKKESCAFILGNTDKPDASAVLLHDFQRFLVYQQKEQWASDLNQVRELMTTFIDDTMRKTNDPEFTVSEFLSFLFSKENSLWDEKFSEISNLDMNNPLSHYWINSSHNTYLTGDQLRSESSTEAYVRCLRLGCRCVELDCWEGPGEPIIYHGWTRTTKIKFEDVVKAINEHAFVTSVFPVILSIEEHCPLDQQRQMARIFKEVFGDKLLTEPVEQMAEQLPSPTQLKGKIILKHKKLSMEGGGTSKDFRKGQKQGDLEMWDPVDQRWNKHYCVISDDMLFYAEEYEEEDEDPRKYQDLHCSEPWFHGRMKEGRLMAERLIHDYCAETGGRDGTFLVRESDTYVTDFTLSFWRSGRVQHCRIRSGSEGGHNYFYLTPNLHFPSVYAVIQHYRENPLRCQDFELRLTDPVPQPNPHLKEGWFYSNLSRGQAEDYLLRIPRDGAFLIRQREGDEDSFAITFRGDGKVKHCRIQKEGNMYLLGTTTEFESLVELVNYFKKKPLYRKIKLRYPVTPELVDRFSTEKDCASLYEVKTYVEPNEIEPSLPQSTVKAVYTYQATRPDELSFSKGALIHNVSKDNDGWWKGDHGGKVQLFFPSNYVEEMSNNFKHEIRGQDMEDNPLGELCKGVVDISKCNIQNLKNGKNGKPHVLTLQDMEQDSLQFDLAADSVEELFEWYQVAWDITQREMSKQYNREQVIRQQEEVEKKAEVAMEMSDLVVYCQPRSKEKDRFDRFNYKEIRSFVENKTPGKSRTKDFLQYNRKSLSRIYPKGQRVESSNYDPYPLWAVGCHMVALNFQTADKYTQLNSALFSLNGRTGYILQPELMRYDTYDPHQEKKKVKYNIVVRVIAARHLPKPGRSIASPFVEIELCGHTEEKFKTIVYRDNGLNPVWKAPAEPVVFTVYEPELTFLRFVVNEEDMFSDPNFLAQATFPVKGIRSGYRSVPLKNGYSENLELASLLVYINVQQAGKAEEELYSSSSQLKKKQAEVSAEPFLYDTHTNIQRSALPRQHNNLMREYSTSEKHKSKEKKINNSKFYS from the exons tggaCCTATTTGAGATCAGAGAGATTCGTGCAGGGAGGAACTCCAAGGACTTTGAGCGCTTTAAAGATGGCAAGGACAAACACAATGAGAATACCTGCTTCACAGTCTTCTACGGCTCACAGTTTGTTCTCAACACCTTGAGTCTAGGag CTGATTCTGTGGAAGAGGCGCAGAAATGGCTGGTAGGACTTGAACTGCTGAGGAGGGAGACACTGCAGGCTCCTACTCCAGTTCTTATAGAGAg TTGGCTGAGGAAGCAGATGTATTCAGTCaatcagaccaaaacaaacag CATCTCCATGAAGGAGCTGAAGGCTCTGCTTCCTCTGCTCAACTACAAGGCACCCAGCTCTCGCACTCTCAAAGACAGATTCATG GAAGTGGGAGCAAAGAAAGACCGCCTGGACTTTGAGCAGTTTCATAAATTGTACAACCTTATAATGTTTGAACAGAATGAA ATCCTTGATGAATTCAAAAAGGAATCATGTGCTTTTATTCTGGG TAACACAGATAAGCCCGATGCCTCAGCAGTTTTGCTCCATGACTTCCAACGATTTCTCGTCTACCAGCAGAAG GAACAATGGGCCAGTGATCTGAACCAGGTCAGAGAACTGATGACCACCTTCATCGACGACACCATGAGAAAAACCAATGACCCAGAGTTCACCGTCAGCGAG TTCCTCAGTTTCCTGTTTTCCAAGGAGAATTCTTTGTGGGACGAGAAGTTCTCAGAGATCAGCAACCTGGACATGAACAACCCTCTGTCCCATTACTGGATCAACTCCTCACACAACAC CTACCTGACGGGTGATCAGCTTCGTAGTGAGTCTTCCACAGAGGCTTATGTACGCTGTCTGCGCCTGGGATGCCGCTGTGTTGAAT TGGATTGCTGGGAAGGACCCGGGGAGCCAATCATCTACCACGGCTGGACCAGGACGACTAAGATCAAGTTTGAGGATGTGGTTAAAGCCATCAACGAGCACGCTTTCGTCACCTCAGT GTTCCCAGTTATCCTGTCCATAGAGGAGCATTGCCCGCTGGATCAGCAGCGTCAGATGGCTCGTATCTTTAAAGAGGTGTTTGGAGACAAACTGCTGACTGAACCTGTGGAGCAGATGGCTGAGCAGCTACCTTCACCCACACAGTTGAAGGGCAAGATCATACTCAAG CACAAGAAGCTCAgtatggagggaggaggaaccAGCAAAGATTTCAGGAAGGGCCAGAAACAGGGAGACCTGGAGATGTGGGACCCTGTGGACCAG AGGTGGAACAAGCACTACTGTGTGATCTCTGATGACATGTTGTTCTATGCAGAGGagtatgaggaggaggatgaagatcCCAGGAAG TATCAGGACCTGCACTGTTCAGAGCCATGGTTTCACGGACGCATGAAGGAGGGCAGGCTGATGGCCGAGCGACTGATCCACGATTACTGTGCAGAGACCGGGGGAAGAGATGGTACCTTCTTGGTCAGAGAGAGTGACACCTATGTCACAGACTTCACCCTCTCCTTCTG GCGCAGTGGAAGAGTCCAGCACTGTCGTATTCGATCTGGTTCAGAGGGAGGACACAATTATTTCTACCTGACGCCAAACCTGCACTTTCCCAGCGTGTACGCCGTGATCCAGCACTACAGAGAAAATCCACTGCGGTGCCAAGACTTTGAGCTGCGCCTCACTGACCCCGTACCCCAGCCCAACCCACATCTAAAAGAAGG gtggtTCTACAGTAACCTGAGCAGGGGTCAGGCCGAGGATTACCTGCTGAGGATTCCCAGAGACGGCGCTTTCCTCATCCGACAGAGGGAAGGAGACGAAGACTCCTTCGCCATCACATTCAG AGGTGATGGTAAAGTGAAACACTGCCGGATCCAGAAGGAGGGCAACATGTACCTGCTGGGCACCACTACAGAGTTTGAGAGCCTGGTGGAACTGGTCAACTACTTTAAGAAGAAGCCACTGTATCGCAAGATCAAGCTTCGTTACCCAGTCACCCCTGAGCTAGTGGACCGTTTCAGCACA GAGAAAGACTGTGCCTCTCTGTATGAGGTGAAGACGTATGTGGAACCCAACGAGATTGAGCCGTCACTG CCTCAGAGTACTGTTAAGGCTGTATATACCTACCAGGCTACGAGGCCAGATGAACTCAGCTTCAGTAAAGGAGCTTTGATACACAATGTATCAAAGGATAACGATGGATG GTGGAAAGGTGACCATGGTGGAAAGGTGCAGCTGTTCTTCCCATCCAACTATGTAGAGGAAATGTCCAACAACTTCAAACATGAGATCAGAGGACAG GATATGGAAGACAATCCACTGGGTGAACTATGTAAGGGTGTTGTGGACATCTCCAAGTGCAACATCCAAAACT TGAAGAATGGTAAAAACGGGAAGCCCCATGTGTTGACCCTGCAGGACATGGAGCAGGACAGTCTGCAGTTTGACCTGGCAGCAGACTCTGTGGAGGAACTGTTTGAATGGTACCAGGTGGCCTGGGACATCACACAGAGGGAGATGAGCAAGCAGTACAACAGAGAACAAGTG ATCAGGCAGCAGGAGGAAGTGGAGAAGAAGGCAGAGGTTGCCATGGAGATGTCGGACCTGGTGGTCTACTGTCAGCCACGCAGCAAGGAGAAGGACCGCTTTG ACCGTTTTAACTACAAAGAGATCCGCTCCTTTGTGGAGAATAAGACGCCAGGGAAGAGCCGCACCAAGGATTTCCTGCAGTACAACCGCAAGTCGCTGAGTCGGATCTACCCAAAAGGCCAGCGTGTGGAGTCCTCCAACTATGACCCCTACCCTCTGTGGGCTGTTGGCTGTCACATGGTGGCTCTCAACTTCCAGACTGCAG ATAAATACACCCAGCTGAACAGTGCCCTCTTCAGTCTGAATGGACGTACGGGTTACATTCTGCAGCCGGAGCTTATGCGCTATGATACCTACGACCCTCatcaggagaagaagaaagtcaAGTACAACATTGTGGTTAGG GTGATTGCTGCCAGACACCTTCCAAAGCCCGGCCGCAGCATCGCCAGTCCATTCGTAGAGATCGagctgtgtggacacactgagGAAAAGTTTAAGACCATCGTCTATC GAGATAACGGTCTGAACCCGGTGTGGAAAGCCCCGGCTGAGCCTGTGGTCTTCACCGTGTATGAGCCTGAGCTTACCTTCTTGCGCTTTGTGGTCAATGAGGAGGATATGTTCTCAGACCCCAACTTCCTGGCTCAGGCCACGTTTCCTGTCAAAGGCATCCGCTCAG GTTACCGCTCTGTACCACTAAAGAACGGCTACAGTGAAAACTTAGAGTTAGCCTCTCTGTTGGTCTACATCAATGTCCAGCAGGCAGGG AAAGCGGAGGAGGAGCTGTACTCGTCCTCCAGCCAGCTAAAGAAAAAGCAGGCGGAAGTCAGCGCTGAACCCTTCCTGtatgacacacacaccaacattcAGCGCTCTGCCCTCCCCCGCCAACACAACAACCTCATGAGAGAGTACAGCACCAGCGAGAAACACAA gtcaaaagaaaagaagataaACAACAGCAAGTTCTATTCCTGA